The Magallana gigas chromosome 6, xbMagGiga1.1, whole genome shotgun sequence genome includes the window taatctAGATGTACTGATAGTCATCTCATACTTAACAAGAGTtagttttactttttattttccttGAATCAAGAGGGTACACTAATACCTACTATCAAGAGTTAGTTCCCTTTACACAAGGGAGTGTTCAACAACATCAAGTTCttccatttattttatttatcatgcatgtacagtaagcATGTTTATGTAGTTCACAATAAATTATTTAGTTTTCTAATATGTTTACTGGTCTTTCTGCCTGCTTGTGCTTGCTAGCCTTTGCTTACATCCTAGATTCCAATCAACTATACTAGTatgcatgtataaaacataGTATTTATCAACCTTCAGATTTTGTAAACATCATTATTTAgatgtaacaggatgggagaaatattGACATAACAGACCAGGATTcaaacctgggccccctgaacctttagtcaggtgctctaaccactgagctgACAAAGATAGACGGtcaaacattcaaataaaagttaaatacaatttttcttaatttcatatcataatataaaaattcttGGACAATATTCTGTTTGCTGCTGCTATTTGTATACTTTTGTGATTCCTTTAGCATTGGAATTGATAAAACCGCTGATACATTTATTTACTCAAATTTATTACTGGTTCTTCGACTACAAATTTgctacaatttgaaaaattcattgcATTCTTTtctacaaaatcaaaattttctgTTACCACATTACAACACCACAAGAATCTTTTTAATAAGTTGTGCTTTACGAGTGTGTTGGAAAATATGCTATATTCAGTatgttgaatcatttttttttttataaatttcaaatatatgtaaGCATAATCCATTCAAGACTTCGTTTTAAAGTGGTACAAATACTCAAATCTGTATTTTTTCCAATGCAAACTTGTCAATTTTCCATTTACAAGACCTTTATATGACATTGAGCATCGTAGTTTTAAAACTCTCTAAGCGTATGATCCAATTTGCATTACTCTACTGCTATTTTAACTGCATACtgtaatttcattaatattcgttgAACATCATTTTCTGTGGATTGCATTGGGTTGATTCACGAAACTAACAGTTCATTGGTACATATATTACATTGATAGGATTATTGTTCTCAAATTTTTCCTTGataacaaatattaattcaatCCACAAAATTTGATGCCcatgaatataaatgaaattacagtactgaaaaattttcaagatatttgccGGTCTCTCTGTATGCACATTGTAGTCCTGGCTACATTATGATAGAAAAAGAAACGAGTTGacacttttattatatttaatgacTTTTGCTGCatcattaaaacaacaaaaacatactataatgaaatacatatgttaaaagATCACCagtatgaaaatcaaaacataatTGTCTACATAGATATTAATCTACtgacataatacaaaatatttttctcacaggaaaaaatgaaatctgaCATGATGAAAAACGATTGAGTGCACGCCATGACAATGACATCAATTCTGAATGAATATGAAAGGCAATGCAATACATTTCATGATTGGATAAAATGTCTATCAAGATGGTTGTTGGATTAAGAACCCATggcaattttcttttttctgttcATTTCTTCCCACtttttttgaatatataaaaattcttCACAGCATCTCTCAGTACTTCCCAGAGTATCTTTTAacactaaaaaataaaaacatttaaattgaccACATGAACATACAACATTACCACATGAACATAcaattaaggtacctcactacacctacacttatactttttaagacactacgtcacaagatggcgatttaaacgTTTTGTCAAACTGTTTTtatcgttcgattgggttgtataacgttgtagctcagtggttaaagtattgggcttctgaaccgcagatcatgagttcgaatccgcctggggcttttgttcatgtttactgaatttaatttttgaaaatgtaatttttcattcaaagttgcacattttttttgcatattggACTAAAATACTTCTCATCCATTACGATATCAATCTTAATTAAgtgattttctgctgatttgagaaaatatttcaaggtgtagtgagccaccttaacagACATGTTTTCAGTTATTACCAGTACATCAGCTTATTTTGTTTCCAGTACATATTAAAGACAATAACATTGACCGATCATCCTACAAATAAAGGGAGTATGCAAATCTTGAGTTCCTCCTCTATTTTTAGAcaatataaaaacttaatatctACAATCACAATCtaagacaaaataaaataactgaTTTAAAACTAATGTAGAAATTGCATGTGCCAGATATACCCTGCATAACATTAACACCCCATGAACTTCCCTTCAACTGAACTGAGGATGAAACGGACTCTGATCACTTTCACAGATCACAAATAAATCACACTAGAAGATAATCTCTGTAAATAACCTCTGTAAATATTAATACAACCCACAGTAGAAATATCAGTACATCTGCCATGTATATTGCAAATTCCTGTAAACTTACAGACTGTATATACAGCTGTAGAACAATCCCGAGTCCAAATTCAGCAAAGAGATAAACCCTCCGAGTTTCAACCAAAACTATGTTAACGGCCTTtcaaattgtttacatcatgATAGTTACACTGACACGTAAATCCAGTAAACCAGTTGTTTACAGCATGATACACTGACACATAAATCCTGTAAACCAGTTCAACCCAAGATCACCTTAGAAGTAATTCTAGCAGCATTGGATAGATAGGCTGGTTAGTAGCAAGCACCCACGTGAGATCGGAGAAAACTGTGATTTATTGTTCTGTGATATATATAACAACAAAATCACTAGTCTTCCAGAACTCACTGGATAGAGATTAATAAGCATTCCCATCACCAAGCATGCTCAAGTCCGAAAGTCAGTTAGGTTTAAATTCTAGCAACTAGGCATTCTTATATATTGAGGAAGGTATTCCATCACCATAGCGAAAGGAGAAAGAAGGTATAAGTTACTGACCCTAGACTTTTAGCTTAAAAGACTACAATTTATAACTCATTCAGATTACCATGCCATGAAACAAAAATTCGCTCCATtttaccatttaaaataaatgaaacattcCAAAATCCAATCTTAATGTTACTTCAAGTACTGAGTTAATTCCATCATGCCAAGAGACTAAAAGTTAAGTGTAACCTCAGGAAAAATTGGTTATACAAAGTGAATACTATAGGAATAAAAGCATGCTCTATATTTCTCATCATACAGAAGGTTAGAATGTATCAAGTTTTATTATTGTAATTGAAGATTATTGCAAAAGATGTATTTTAAGCAAAGAAGACTGTCTAGTCATTATATAATAAGCAAGgggaatatataatattttcagtttaaaatcaagaaatgcATTGAAATCGCCACAAAACTCACCTTGAAACATTTCTGTGTTTATCAAATCATGCACAGCATTGAAACCTCTACCTTCAACCCTTTGGCAACCAATAATCACCAGGTATGCATGTTTAATGAGGATCAAACCTCATCTAATGTCCACTACGATCTAATGACATGAAATTGTGTCATGTCACTCGTGTAAACCCACCAATCGATGAGCACATAAGTTCTGTCTCCCTAGCAACATGCTAACCACACAGATTGTCATCAAAGTCCACCTAATgaccatatttttataaatatttaatagtgGTTTTAACCAGAAGAAATAATGGGTAGGTTAAATGTCACCTTGAGAATAATCTTTTCATGACAGGTGCTCAATTGAATTGTTTCCAATGTCATAATTTACACAAACCAATACCATCAAATCCCACCTTGTATTGGACTCTCACACAATTGGATATTATTATAACATACACTTTATGATCACAACTTTCCACAAGTATTCGCCTCCCAGATATCACCTTACCTACATCTGGAGACAGCTTAAAAACACAGACATCATCTGCTTATAAAATTCCCGAAAACTGAATCCCATGCCAAAATTACAGGGTCTTCCCAACTTAAAGACTTGCAAATAAATCATCCTCCTTGCATTTTCATCCTCACAAACTTACCAGATCCAAAAAGATTTACTTCTCTCTATCTGACGAAAGACCACAGAACCCTTACGGGACTACAATGCTACAGTCCTACTTACCACATCTAGTAGTTGTATCCACCGCCCCCTCTGCTGTAGCGACCTCCTCCTCCTCCCCCTCCACTACTACCACCCTGGAAAAACACAGCGGCTCAATAACTGGCTGTACAAACCCAGCAAGCAGCCATCAAACAAGTCACCTCTTAGAGCCTCTTTGTAGAGATACCCTGTGACTTGTTACTAAAGGCAGTTGACCTTTCAGCATGCCTTTGCCAGCATAAGCCAATACCTCGGACGGACAGGACATTTGGAGAGGGAGCAGGAGGGGAGGGGCACACCTTTAGGTGACAATCTTATTGCCCACAACTAAGATGGACACCTATTACCCACCTGCTTTGTAAAAGAAATTGGGCACTTTGAATCTGTTCATGGGTTCCAGTGATAGTGATGATTCGGTCGTTTGACCCGGGCAATCCCTCATCTATGACTATCTGGGCATTAGACTGTCGGCGTATTTCTTGTATTCGGGCACCACCCTTTCCTATTATAGCTCCTGCAAGCTACAATATGGACACAATTATTTCGGGTGAAGATAGTTACAAAATGCCAAATATTTGGGGTTGATGGTTGAATTTGACAAAGAATCTGGAGGAAAAGACTTACGTCCTTTGGAATGGTGACTTGGGTTGAGGGTAAATTTCCTTCGTTTCCAAACATCTGACCCATACCACCCTGTGGAAAGAGATTTAAGGGAGATTACTCATGGGTTTTGGAATAAGAAAGCCTATACCTGGGAGAAACCTATCCTGTTCATTAGTGAAACTGACCTGCCAGGGGAACCGAGATGAGCAAATGGGGTTTAGAGCTGGGACAGGTTTTTGAAAATGGGCACTGCCTTGATTTGATGGGAGTTTTGAGGGGAGATGACTGGAACCAACGGTCAGAGAGCCTGGGGAAGGGGCATAGGAATGGGGGGTGAGGTATTGACTTACTTTGACATTTCTCTTCATCTAACAGGCTGTCTCGCTGTGGTATTTTTGATTCAAAGGCGAAGTGAattggtttaaaaaacaaacattgttttATAACTGTGAATATCATGCTCTAGACTTTCGACAAGTGAAAATAAACTTAAGAAAGGCAACACTGGTTAGATCGATAATCAccttttaaatcttattttatgAAACAATCTCATGAATATTTagtaatgtttgaaaataaactttCGTGTCCATCCTTTAATTAAATGACTTactttagaattattttttctttttcaatgtcaaataaattattcaaataattttataaaatattcttacttcaaattttttgttggtttatgatttaaagatacaataataacattttggtaattttttgtatacatgtagtatatatgAAGTTAGtggagtttttttgttttttgtttgttagataTTACTTATTCCTACTCTAGAATGCAAGttgttaaacaaaaaaataactattttgacAGTTTAGTCAAGTagttataatataaaaacacagtaaacaattttcttaaatgttgATCCAGATATTAACATCTCTTTTCCACAATAGTattgttattaaaatataagAATTAAACCAATATTTCTGGCTGTTCACTAAGACATTTACAGCATTACATATGACTCACAGAATTATCCTGGGAAAAGTTTTGTCCCATTCCTCCAAAGTTATCATAACCGTCGTCGTAGCTGTCTCCCCCACTTCCAAAGTTATCATAATCTCCTCCTCCATATcctgacaaataaaatcaaaatgtacaGGTTCCCAAAAGCATGGCATACAGTTAATGGACTACCATTGGCAGTCAATTTGATCTTGAACTTCATAAATTGACATTgcagttaaaaattgtttttcaatgcactgtttatattttttccctttttataaTTTAACGAAAACTGGAAACTGAGTTCTACACTGAAACTGATTTCTCATATAGTTCCcatatttcatcttttaacaatttaattgcTAGGgaacttcaaatttttttttacaatcttgTTGGAAGGGAACTTTTTTTTACGCTCTTACAATCTAGGTGGAATGAgaactttttcattttaagaaaatttaaatggaagGGAACTTTTTCTTATCATCCAACAATCTAGGTGGGAGGGAACTTTTAACAAGGTGAAAGaagtaaaatgttttcttaCTGTGTTCCTTACCTCCGCTGCTTCCCATTCCTCCGCCGCCACTTCCTCCGAAACTGCTGCCTCCGCCACTGCTTCCAAAGCTTCCTCCCCCTCCACTGCTACCACCACCACTTCCTCCACCACCAAAGCTACCACCtctgtgaaagaaaaaaataaaatcaatgtatctTTATAATTTCATTACCAAATGTCAGTATACATTCCTCTGTATGAAGCACCCAGCACCTATGAAACTCTACAATATAAAGTTGAACATTTATAGGAAGAGAGTTTGAGTTAGTTAGACTGGGACCCTATGGCTTAGTTCAGAGATCACCATCATACCCATATCCTCCCATTGGTCCACCTCCCATCGGCCCGCCGCCAAAGTTGCCACCTCCGCCCCTGAAAATAGGAAAAACCACCCATACACTATCCACCTAGGTTTTTCATCCTAGGAAAAAATATACCTCTCTCTACTTTCCTTTCTTCATTACTTTCCTTTCTTTAATGAACATTCTCTTACTATCTGAATATTAATTTAACACACTCTAGTGGATAAAATGCTGGGTATTTCCTTCTACAAACAAGAAAGATCATTCATAGTACATCTATCTCTGAATTGTAACATACCTTCCTTGGCGGTTTCCACCCTGGCGGCTTCCACCTCCAAATCCACCTCCTCCGCTTCCGAATCCACCACTGCTACTACCTCCTCCTCTACCTCCACCAAATCCACTGCCTCCGCGGCCACCACCTCCACCGCCTGACCTCATCATACCCccacctcctcctcctcctcctcggCGGAAGTCTCCCCCACCGCCTCCACCACCTCGCATACCTCtgtgaaagaaaatcaaatgcAATAATGATTACTAAAGGATCAACTTTACATCTTTACTGAGCATACCTTTGTCAGAGAAAAATTCAATGCAATTATCATTACGATTGTATCACATTTTATCTGAGCCCAGCACAATGTTAATATTTTCTGCATCCTTACAAGGAAAGCagtaatctttttaaaattttatctctTAACATTGAGCAATGTTAATTTTCAGCAATTCATACAAGAAATTATGAAACCCCATCATCTGGTACCTCCAGATTAATTTTGATGTTTCACATTATTGAGAGGCTGTCTATACCTGCCACCACCGCCAACTCCTCCTCTCATTCCCATGGGGCCACCACCCATTCTACCACCAGGTGGTGCACCTCTTGGACCGCCTTTGCCACGTCCTCCTTCTGATGCACTGTAACCACCATAATCAGGGACCATGAATTCATCCCAGTACAAAGGATCATATGGCTGGTTTGGACCTTTAGGGGGTGCctgaaaaaaatgcatataaattttttgaaactttaaaatgaACTTATAAAATGACACAGTTTTCTTACTCTGGTTGTTttccctctctctttctttttattattaaaacaacCATCACGATGCACATCTTTTTACCatctaattaaaaatcattcat containing:
- the LOC105346945 gene encoding heterogeneous nuclear ribonucleoprotein K isoform X4, which produces MEDDMGIKRPLDDDYEEDEDDHKRRRGDGPKVELRFLLASKNAGAIIGKGGSNIKRLRQDYKASVTVPDSTSPERVLTIGANLGTALECVLDIIPKLEDYKNYKNNDFDCEMRLLVHQSQAGCIIGRAGFKIKELRERTGAQIKVYSQCCPESTERVVAIGGKPKIVVDCIETIHDLLQTAPPKGPNQPYDPLYWDEFMVPDYGGYSASEGGRGKGGPRGAPPGGRMGGGPMGMRGGVGGGGRGMRGGGGGGGDFRRGGGGGGGGMMRSGGGGGGRGGSGFGGGRGGGSSSGGFGSGGGGFGGGSRQGGNRQGRGGSFGGGGSGGGSSGGGGSFGSSGGGSSFGGSGGGGMGSSGGKEHRYGGGDYDNFGSGGDSYDDGYDNFGGMGQNFSQDNSGGMGQMFGNEGNLPSTQVTIPKDLAGAIIGKGGARIQEIRRQSNAQIVIDEGLPGSNDRIITITGTHEQIQSAQFLLQSSVKRYSGKY
- the LOC105346945 gene encoding heterogeneous nuclear ribonucleoprotein K isoform X3; protein product: MEDDMGIKRPLDDDYEEDEDDHKRRRGDGPKVELRFLLASKNAGAIIGKGGSNIKRLRQDYKASVTVPDSTSPERVLTIGANLGTALECVLDIIPKLEDYKNYKNNDFDCEMRLLVHQSQAGCIIGRAGFKIKELRERTGAQIKVYSQCCPESTERVVAIGGKPKIVVDCIETIHDLLQTAPPKGPNQPYDPLYWDEFMVPDYGGYSASEGGRGKGGPRGAPPGGRMGGGPMGMRGGVGGGGRGMRGGGGGGGDFRRGGGGGGGGMMRSGGGGGGRGGSGFGGGRGGGSSSGGFGSGGGGFGGGSRQGGNRQGRGGGGNFGGGPMGGGPMGGYGGGSFGGGGSGGGSSGGGGSFGSSGGGSSFGGSGGGGMGSSGGYGGGDYDNFGSGGDSYDDGYDNFGGMGQNFSQDNSGGMGQMFGNEGNLPSTQVTIPKDLAGAIIGKGGARIQEIRRQSNAQIVIDEGLPGSNDRIITITGTHEQIQSAQFLLQSSVKRYSGKY
- the LOC105346945 gene encoding uncharacterized protein isoform X6 produces the protein MEDDMGIKRPLDDDYEEDEDDHKRRRGDGPKVELRFLLASKNAGAIIGKGGSNIKRLRQDYKASVTVPDSTSPERVLTIGANLGTALECVLDIIPKLEDYKNYKNNDFDCEMRLLVHQSQAGCIIGRAGFKIKELRERTGAQIKVYSQCCPESTERVVAIGGKPKIVVDCIETIHDLLQTAPPKGPNQPYDPLYWDEFMVPDYGGYSASEGGRGKGGPRGAPPGGRMGGGPMGMRGGVGGGGRGMRGGGGGGGDFRRGGGGGGGGMMRSGGGGGGRGGSGFGGGRGGGSSSGGFGSGGGGFGGGSRQGGNRQGRGGGGNFGGGPMGGGPMGGYGGGSFGGGGSGGGSSGGGGSFGSSGGGSSFGGSGGGGMGSSGGKEHRYGGGDYDNFGSGGDSYDDGYDNFGGMGQNFSQDNSGGSSGGGGGGGRYSRGGGGYNY
- the LOC105346945 gene encoding heterogeneous nuclear ribonucleoprotein K isoform X5, producing the protein MEDDMGIKRPLDDDYEEDEDDHKRRRGDGPKVELRFLLASKNAGAIIGKGGSNIKRLRQDYKASVTVPDSTSPERVLTIGANLGTALECVLDIIPKLEDYKNYKNNDFDCEMRLLVHQSQAGCIIGRAGFKIKELRERTGAQIKVYSQCCPESTERVVAIGGKPKIVVDCIETIHDLLQTAPPKGPNQPYDPLYWDEFMVPDYGGYSASEGGRGKGGPRGAPPGGRMGGGPMGMRGGVGGGGRGMRGGGGGGGDFRRGGGGGGGGMMRSGGGGGGRGGSGFGGGRGGGSSSGGFGSGGGGFGGGSRQGGNRQGRGGSFGGGGSGGGSSGGGGSFGSSGGGSSFGGSGGGGMGSSGGYGGGDYDNFGSGGDSYDDGYDNFGGMGQNFSQDNSGGMGQMFGNEGNLPSTQVTIPKDLAGAIIGKGGARIQEIRRQSNAQIVIDEGLPGSNDRIITITGTHEQIQSAQFLLQSSVKRYSGKY
- the LOC105346945 gene encoding heterogeneous nuclear ribonucleoprotein K isoform X1; the encoded protein is MEDDMGIKRPLDDDYEEDEDDHKRRRGDGPKVELRFLLASKNAGAIIGKGGSNIKRLRQDYKASVTVPDSTSPERVLTIGANLGTALECVLDIIPKLEDYKNYKNNDFDCEMRLLVHQSQAGCIIGRAGFKIKELRERTGAQIKVYSQCCPESTERVVAIGGKPKIVVDCIETIHDLLQTAPPKGPNQPYDPLYWDEFMVPDYGGYSASEGGRGKGGPRGAPPGGRMGGGPMGMRGGVGGGGRGMRGGGGGGGDFRRGGGGGGGGMMRSGGGGGGRGGSGFGGGRGGGSSSGGFGSGGGGFGGGSRQGGNRQGRGGGGNFGGGPMGGGPMGGYGGGSFGGGGSGGGSSGGGGSFGSSGGGSSFGGSGGGGMGSSGGKEHRYGGGDYDNFGSGGDSYDDGYDNFGGMGQNFSQDNSGGMGQMFGNEGNLPSTQVTIPKDLAGAIIGKGGARIQEIRRQSNAQIVIDEGLPGSNDRIITITGTHEQIQSAQFLLQSSVKRYSGKY
- the LOC105346945 gene encoding uncharacterized protein isoform X7, which gives rise to MEDDMGIKRPLDDDYEEDEDDHKRRRGDGPKVELRFLLASKNAGAIIGKGGSNIKRLRQDYKASVTVPDSTSPERVLTIGANLGTALECVLDIIPKLEDYKNYKNNDFDCEMRLLVHQSQAGCIIGRAGFKIKELRERTGAQIKVYSQCCPESTERVVAIGGKPKIVVDCIETIHDLLQTAPPKGPNQPYDPLYWDEFMVPDYGGYSASEGGRGKGGPRGAPPGGRMGGGPMGMRGGVGGGGRGMRGGGGGGGDFRRGGGGGGGGMMRSGGGGGGRGGSGFGGGRGGGSSSGGFGSGGGGFGGGSRQGGNRQGRGGGGNFGGGPMGGGPMGGYGGGSFGGGGSGGGSSGGGGSFGSSGGGSSFGGSGGGGMGSSGGYGGGDYDNFGSGGDSYDDGYDNFGGMGQNFSQDNSGGSSGGGGGGGRYSRGGGGYNY
- the LOC105346945 gene encoding heterogeneous nuclear ribonucleoprotein K isoform X2, which translates into the protein MALVGIKRPLDDDYEEDEDDHKRRRGDGPKVELRFLLASKNAGAIIGKGGSNIKRLRQDYKASVTVPDSTSPERVLTIGANLGTALECVLDIIPKLEDYKNYKNNDFDCEMRLLVHQSQAGCIIGRAGFKIKELRERTGAQIKVYSQCCPESTERVVAIGGKPKIVVDCIETIHDLLQTAPPKGPNQPYDPLYWDEFMVPDYGGYSASEGGRGKGGPRGAPPGGRMGGGPMGMRGGVGGGGRGMRGGGGGGGDFRRGGGGGGGGMMRSGGGGGGRGGSGFGGGRGGGSSSGGFGSGGGGFGGGSRQGGNRQGRGGGGNFGGGPMGGGPMGGYGGGSFGGGGSGGGSSGGGGSFGSSGGGSSFGGSGGGGMGSSGGKEHRYGGGDYDNFGSGGDSYDDGYDNFGGMGQNFSQDNSGGMGQMFGNEGNLPSTQVTIPKDLAGAIIGKGGARIQEIRRQSNAQIVIDEGLPGSNDRIITITGTHEQIQSAQFLLQSSVKRYSGKY
- the LOC105346945 gene encoding uncharacterized protein isoform X8; this translates as MEDDMGIKRPLDDDYEEDEDDHKRRRGDGPKVELRFLLASKNAGAIIGKGGSNIKRLRQDYKASVTVPDSTSPERVLTIGANLGTALECVLDIIPKLEDYKNYKNNDFDCEMRLLVHQSQAGCIIGRAGFKIKELRERTGAQIKVYSQCCPESTERVVAIGGKPKIVVDCIETIHDLLQTAPPKGPNQPYDPLYWDEFMVPDYGGYSASEGGRGKGGPRGAPPGGRMGGGPMGMRGGVGGGGRGMRGGGGGGGDFRRGGGGGGGGMMRSGGGGGGRGGSGFGGGRGGGSSSGGFGSGGGGFGGGSRQGGNRQGRGGSFGGGGSGGGSSGGGGSFGSSGGGSSFGGSGGGGMGSSGGKEHRYGGGDYDNFGSGGDSYDDGYDNFGGMGQNFSQDNSGGSSGGGGGGGRYSRGGGGYNY